A single genomic interval of Pirellulales bacterium harbors:
- a CDS encoding four helix bundle protein: protein MKQNNVIQAKSYAFAIRMVKLYQHLTKAKQEFVLSKQALRSGTAIGANVEEAIGGQTRADFIAKLSVAYKEARETNYWLRLLKDTGYLKANEFGSIYADAQELCKIMVAILKSSKSS from the coding sequence ATGAAACAAAACAATGTGATCCAAGCGAAAAGTTATGCATTTGCGATTCGTATGGTCAAGCTGTATCAGCACCTTACCAAAGCCAAGCAAGAATTTGTTTTATCTAAGCAAGCTTTGCGAAGTGGCACGGCGATTGGAGCGAATGTAGAGGAAGCAATCGGAGGGCAAACTCGCGCGGATTTTATTGCGAAGCTTTCGGTGGCATATAAGGAAGCGAGAGAAACCAATTATTGGTTGCGGCTTCTCAAAGACACGGGATACTTGAAGGCGAATGAATTTGGGAGTATTTATGCGGATGCACAAGAGTTGTGTAAAATCATGGTCGCAATTCTCAAATCTAGCAAGTCATCTTAA